The sequence AACATGATTATCTAATTAGATTTAAAACTTGAATATTATTTAAAAACCTTATTTAAAAACCAATCAGAAGAATTTAATAATTTAAAAAGTTCAAAAGGAGATTGAAATGGTCGAATTGGAAGATTTACCAAACGTTGGGGAGAAAACTGCCCAGAAACTGAGAGATGCTGGTTTTGCAGATATGATGAGACTAGCAACAGCAACAGCAAAGGAATTAAGTGTTAAAGCTGAAATTGGTGAGGGTGTTGCAGAGAAGGTCATAGAAGCCGCAAGAAAATCTGAACAGATAGATTTCGAGACTGCTCTAGACGTTATGGAAAGAAGGAAAGATGTTGGACGTATAACAACTGGAAGTACTGGTCTGGATGAACTCATAGGTGGTGGAATAGAAACCCAATCCATAACAGAAGTATTCGGAGAGTTCGGTTCCGGTAAAAGCCAGATATCCCACGAACTGGCAGTCACATGTCAATTACCCCCAGAAAAGGGCGGCCTTTCTGGAGAATGTGTCTTCATAGACACTGAAAACACCTTCAGACCCGAAAGGATCAAACAGATTGCAGAAGGATTTGAACTGGATATGGAAGAAGTTCTACAGAACATCCACATTGCAAGGGCATTCAACTCCAGCCACCAGATACTCATGGCTGATAAGGTCAACGAGCTGATCCAGAAGGGGACGAACATCAAGATAGTTATTGTTGACTCACTTACATCCCATTTCCGTGCAGAATATGTTGGAAGGGAATCACTTGCAACGAGACAGCAGAAGTTGAACCAACACCTCCATACACTGCAAACAATTGCTAACACCTACAACGTGGCTGTTTTTGTAACGAACCAGGTTCAGTCCAAACCCGACGCTTTCTTTGGAAGTCCTACAAAAGCTATTGGAGGGCACGTACTTGGACACGCAGCAACCTACAGGATCTGGCTCAAAAAAGGACTTGCAGGTAAAAGAATTGCAAGGCTTGTTGACAGCCCACACCTTCCTGAGGGAGAAGCTGTGTTTAAAATCGTTACCGAAGGAGTTGTTGATTGAACATCCAACTCACTTATTCTTTTTTTACATAGTCTTTTTTATCAAAATTCATGTATCCATCTTTAAACAATATTTAACGATCTAATTGTTGATGATTATTCACTATTCTGGTTAATTTGAAGTTCAGTTCCCCTGAATGCTCCTGAACAATGATCGAACTATAGATTTATTACTTGGGTTAACCAATAAACTGTTTGTTGAAATTAGAACTAAACCGTTTTTTAAAACTGTTTTTTAATTGAATGATGATAAAATGAACTCGTTAGAAACCATAATTTCCATCATAATTCTCGTGATCATAGGTTATGCAGCAAAACGCATCAAGCTCTTAAAACCTGAAGATTCCATTACCTTAAACAAAGTTGTTATCAACATAGCCCTTCCTTCACTGATATTCATGGCCATGTACACTGCAGACCTTTCTGATATAGGGAGTCTTGCAGAGATAACAGGTCTCTGCATATTGATAGGGACCATAGGAGGTTTAATTGGGTATACCTTCTCAAGGATCAGAGGCTACCCTAAAAAAACTCGCTGGAGCATTACAGTAACCTCCACAATGTTCAACTCAGGATTTCTGGGTTACCCCGTTGTTCTTGGAGTTTTTGGTACTGCAGGGCTTGTAAGGGCCATATTCTATGATGCAGGTTCCACCATCATATTCATATGCTTTGGAATCCTTTTCCTCCTTCTCTTTGGGGGTAAATACTCTGAAATAGCAAAAAGAGCACTCTTATTCCCTCCAATTTGGGGTCTTGTTTTAGGGGTAGCTGTGAATCTCATACACCTTAACATTGGTTCCATGGCCCCAGCAATCCTCAAATATTTGAGTGGTGCAACCATTCCACTGATAATGATATCCCTGGGTCTTTCACTTGAGGTAAGCAGTTTGAAGAATTACATGGAAGAATCCATTGCAGTTTCAGGGATCAAACTCATATTGGCACCATTAATAGCATTTTTACTCGTTAGTGCCCTTGGTTTGAGTGGATTGAACAGTACCGTGACCATCGTTGAGGCAGGAATGCCAACTGCAATGCTGGCCCTTGTTCTTGCAATCACATACAACCTTGATGTGAAAGCTGCAAGTGCCTGCATCTTCCTGAGCACAGTACTGAGCATGGTAACCCTACCAATCCTAATGTTAATTTTATAGGGAATATGAACCTTATCCAAAAATAAAAAAAGAGTAGGAAGTTTAAAATGAACAGGTTTAAGGTTAAAAATTGGAGAAAGACCTTTGAAAAACTTGAATATGAAACTTATGCCCTTTACTTATCCTACAAGGATCCAAGAGTACCCTGGTACATTAAAATTATCCTAATACTTTTTTTAGGGTACATTTTAAGTCCAATCGATCTCATACCTGATTTCATTCCAATTGTGGGTTATTTAGATGATTTTATTCTTGTGACATTGGGTATTCCACTGCTTTGCAGAATAATTCCAAAAGAGATTTTAAAGGAACATGAAGAAGAAGCCAGACTTAAATTCGATGGTAATACTCCCAAAATTTGGTATGTTGGAGTCATAGTCATTTTGATATGGTTACTGATTATTTTAATAATTTTAAGGTTTATTTTAAGCTTATATTAGAATAGGATTAATTATACAATTTATTTTTTTTAAATACTGTTTTAAAATGTTT is a genomic window of Methanobacterium congolense containing:
- a CDS encoding YkvA family protein: MNRFKVKNWRKTFEKLEYETYALYLSYKDPRVPWYIKIILILFLGYILSPIDLIPDFIPIVGYLDDFILVTLGIPLLCRIIPKEILKEHEEEARLKFDGNTPKIWYVGVIVILIWLLIILIILRFILSLY
- the radA gene encoding DNA repair and recombination protein RadA, with the protein product MVELEDLPNVGEKTAQKLRDAGFADMMRLATATAKELSVKAEIGEGVAEKVIEAARKSEQIDFETALDVMERRKDVGRITTGSTGLDELIGGGIETQSITEVFGEFGSGKSQISHELAVTCQLPPEKGGLSGECVFIDTENTFRPERIKQIAEGFELDMEEVLQNIHIARAFNSSHQILMADKVNELIQKGTNIKIVIVDSLTSHFRAEYVGRESLATRQQKLNQHLHTLQTIANTYNVAVFVTNQVQSKPDAFFGSPTKAIGGHVLGHAATYRIWLKKGLAGKRIARLVDSPHLPEGEAVFKIVTEGVVD
- a CDS encoding AEC family transporter — protein: MNSLETIISIIILVIIGYAAKRIKLLKPEDSITLNKVVINIALPSLIFMAMYTADLSDIGSLAEITGLCILIGTIGGLIGYTFSRIRGYPKKTRWSITVTSTMFNSGFLGYPVVLGVFGTAGLVRAIFYDAGSTIIFICFGILFLLLFGGKYSEIAKRALLFPPIWGLVLGVAVNLIHLNIGSMAPAILKYLSGATIPLIMISLGLSLEVSSLKNYMEESIAVSGIKLILAPLIAFLLVSALGLSGLNSTVTIVEAGMPTAMLALVLAITYNLDVKAASACIFLSTVLSMVTLPILMLIL